The DNA segment CGCCGAGGACGCTGCTGGAGTCGGACCGGTACGTGTGCGAGATCTGCAACCAGGGGTTCCAGCGAGACCAGAACCTGCAGatgcaccggcggcggcacaaGGTGCCGTGGAAGCTGCTGAagcgggaggccggcgaggcggcgaggaagcGGGTGTTCGTGTGCCCGGAGCCGACGTGCCTCCACCACGACCCGTCCCACGCGCTCGGCGACCTCGTCGGCATCAAGAAGCACTTCCGCCGCAAGCACAGCGGCCACCGCCAGTGGGCGTGCGCCCGCTGCTCCAAGGCCTACGCCGTCCACTCCGACTACAAGGCCCACCTCAAGACCTGCGGCACCCGCGGCCACTCCTGCGACTGCGGCCGCGTCTTCTCCCGGTAAACCCAACTCTTCCACCGCGTAAAAacgtttttttatttcttctccttctctttagTAGTTTGCAAGTTCTTGATTCGGTTCGCtttttttcaaagttttctctctctctttttgggATGTTTTTTCGGGGCCATGATTGTGGCGGATCGGTGCGCAATTCCCGAGGGGAAACGCCACGCTCTGCGTCAGAGTGAGCGAGTAGCGAGTGCGCGCGTCCACCACCTGCTCGCGCATTTGTTTCAGCAGCGCGCGGCTGCTTCCGCTCGTGTCTCTGGCTGGCTCGCTCGGCGCGCGCGTCCGCGCGTGTCTCGCCTGCCTTTGCCGCGCGCGGCATCAATGCGCGGGAGAGGGCGCCGAGTGGCGCAGACTAGCTCGCACGCCGCCTGAGTCCTGACAAGCTAAGCTAATTCAAAGGGCGGCGTTCTCCGTGCTTGGCAACTTTGCGCGCGCATGCAACACAGGCCGGCGTTCACGTTACGTAGATCCAAATAATCGTTTTGgagtttggagtttggaccCCTGTGCAGGCAGCGACATAAATCGATTGAAATCTTCTCACATACAAtaaagtctctctctctctctctctcccttgtcTCGTTGTCTCGCTCGCCGTTGTTGGCTTCGTCGATGCGTTCTTTCCCGTTCGAGTTTGTGTACGTACTGATGTGCTGTTTGATTTGTTTGATGTGAGCAGGGTGGAGAGCTTCATCGAGCACCAGGACACGTGCAATGCCAGCcgcgggcaggcggcggcggtggcggagggagggaacgtgtcgacggcggcgtgcggcggcgtaGCGGTGTTGGAGCAGGAGAAGCAGCTGGACCtgcaggcgccggcggcggcgtcgctgtcGCGGACCGCGTCGAGCACCAGCCCGTCCAGCGACGTGGTTGCCAGCCCCGTCGCCTGGCCCGGGGCCGGGGCGCCCTCGATGCCGAGCCCCAAGGCTGCCGCCTTCCGCGGCCGGTTCGAcatggcgccgtcgccgccgccgccgtcgtacgATCATTACCGCGGGGGCGCTGGCGCGCACAACCTCGAGCTCCAGCTCATGCCGCCGTTCAACgcgggtggcgccgccgccgctccgggcGGGATGGGGGCGTGCTTCTACGCGGCGGCGCATCAGCATCACCCGACGGGTGTCTCCCAGTGTAACGACGCGTCCACGCAGCTGCAGCTCTCCATCGGCCGTGGCGAGGTCATGGGCGCGGCTGGGACAAGCGACGAGGCGTcggccgcggccaccgcgaAGGAGCAGGCGCGGGAGCAGCTGCGGCAGGCGAtggcggagaaggaggcggccggcgaggcccgCGCGCAGGCGAGGCGGCAGGTGGAGCTCGCCGAGCAGGAGCTGGCGACCGCCAGGCGCATGCGGCACCAGGCGCAGGTGGAGCTGAGCCGCGCCCACGCGCTCCGCGACCAC comes from the Oryza glaberrima chromosome 9, OglaRS2, whole genome shotgun sequence genome and includes:
- the LOC127783668 gene encoding protein indeterminate-domain 16-like encodes the protein MLGSCAPTTAGPPPDEATTPEPFRSLQIATASAGSAKKKRRPAGTPDPDAEVVSLSPRTLLESDRYVCEICNQGFQRDQNLQMHRRRHKVPWKLLKREAGEAARKRVFVCPEPTCLHHDPSHALGDLVGIKKHFRRKHSGHRQWACARCSKAYAVHSDYKAHLKTCGTRGHSCDCGRVFSRVESFIEHQDTCNASRGQAAAVAEGGNVSTAACGGVAVLEQEKQLDLQAPAAASLSRTASSTSPSSDVVASPVAWPGAGAPSMPSPKAAAFRGRFDMAPSPPPPSYDHYRGGAGAHNLELQLMPPFNAGGAAAAPGGMGACFYAAAHQHHPTGVSQCNDASTQLQLSIGRGEVMGAAGTSDEASAAATAKEQAREQLRQAMAEKEAAGEARAQARRQVELAEQELATARRMRHQAQVELSRAHALRDHAVRQVNATLLQITCFSCRHKFRAAAAGAPLPAAMSSDVACSYVSSVVTEGGDADEPLDVVDATRRRLQHANSMGIM